Within the Nitrosarchaeum sp. genome, the region CAAGTCATACGGTTTGAGCCAAAAGTATGTTACTCATTAAATCCAGATGAATTTAGTGATATGTGCATAGGTTCGGATGTAGATTCAACTCAATTGTTTCAAAAGTAATCCATTAATAATCAAATTTTTTTAGAGTGGTATGAGTTTTCATGTATTTGATACATATGTCAAATCTAAAGATGGGCACACTATGCATTTTGATGTAATAACTGACAAAAATAATATAGAAAACGCAATCATGTTTGCAAAAGAATGGCTACATAGCATTGGAGAAAAAGATGCGGTTGTTACAACAAAAGAGTGTAGATTTTGCCACACACAATCAGTATCTGAAGAAATAGAAATTGAGATAATGACAAATGGCTATTTTATTGCAAAAATGGAAGGTTGCCCCAAATAAAATATGAAAAATTATGCATGCAATTTGGTTTACATTTTCGAAAAACGATAGAGAGTCTCTAAAAAATATAATTGATGAACTATCAGAAAAATATCAGGCTCCAAAATTTGAACCACACATTACAGTTTATGGATTAACTGATATAGAAATTGATAAAATTGATAAAATTGCGAAAGAAGTTATTTTAAATCAAAATTCATTTTTTGTTAAAAAATCAGAAATTTTGCAGACTGAGGAAATATGGAAGACAGTATTCATTGAATTAAAATCAAATGAGCAGATGGAATTAATTCATAAAAATTTTAAAAAATATTGTGATAATGTATCAAAATATGAGTTCAAACCACACATAAGTCTAATTTATAAAATATTATCAATTGAAGAAAAAATAAAAATAATAAATAAATTGGATATTAAAAATGAATTTCAAGTAAACAAACTAGCAATACAAAAATTTTCTCCAGATATAAAAAAATGGAAAATTGTAAAAGAATACAATTTAAAAAATAATCAAATGTAAGAATTGATTATAAAATTTTATAATAATGCTGCACCAAAAACTCCAGCAGAATCACCCAACTTGTTTTGTAAAATGGGCGTATCAACTAAATCTGAAAAAACTTTCTGATATACTGATTCTTTTCCTTCAGTGTATAAAAAATCAATATTAGACAAGCCTCCTCCTAAGACAATTACATCAGGATCCAAAATATCAATAACATTGGCCAATCCAAATCCAAAATTTTCCAAAAACTCATCTTTCCATCGTTTAGAATTATTGATATTTTGTAAAATTTCAGGTATGTTTTGTGATTTTCCAGTAAGTTCTTTCCATCGTTTTTCTAACGCTGGACCACTAATGTATGTCTCAACACAACCTTTTTTTCCACAATAACAATTATTTCCATTTTGATGTAATGTATGATGTCCCCATTCTCCTGCAATATTTGTCCTACCTTGGTGAATCTTTCCATTGATAACTATTCCTCCACCTACACCAGTCCCCATAATAATACCAAAAACTACGTCAAATTCTTTTGCAACACCTAATGTAGATTCAGCCATTGCAAAACAATTTGCATCGTTTTCCATAGATATTTTTTGACCTAATTTTTTTTCTAAATCCTCTTTGAGTGATTTCCCAATAAGACATTGAGTATTACTGTTTTTTATTAAACCGGTTTTTTTTGAAATTGCACCAGGGGAACATAATCCTATAGAATAATTTTTCACATTTGTTAAAAGTTCCGAACTCAATGAAGTGATTGTTTCTAGAATTTGAGAATAATCATTTCTTGGGGTTGGAACTCGTTTTCTTTGAATAATGTTTAGATTTTCATCTAGTAGAATTGCCTCTGTTTTGGAACCACCAAGATCTATTCCTAGTTTGTACAACAATAATTCAACACAGTTGGGATTGCTTAAGTTTTAGCTAAATTTGTTAATTTGGTTTATCGTGCACCAGAAACAGAAATAACATCATCAATTCTGAGAATCATACATGCTGCTTCTGTTGCAGATTTAATTATTTGTTCTTTTACTGCAAGTGGCTCTACAACATCTATAGAGAGCATATCAGCGATTTTTGTATTTCTCGCATCAATTCCAGTCCATTTACGACCTTGATTTTGTTTTGCTCTTAATGTAGCCATTGTATCAATAGGATCCATTCCAGCATTTTCTGCTATTGTAAGAGGAATAATTTCAAGGGCTTCAGCATATTTTTTGATTGCAAGTTGTTCTCTACCATCAAAACTATCGGCCCATTCTTTAAGTTGAGATGCCGCATATGATTCTGGGGCTCCACCACCTGCAACAATTTCTGGTTTTTCAATTACATCTTTTACTACCATTAAGGAGTCATGTATGGAACGATCAACTTCATCAATAACTCTTTGTGAACCACCCCGAATAAGCAAAGTAACAGATTGTGGATTTTTACAACCTTCAACAAATACCCATTTATCAGATTCGACTTTCTTTTGATGAGCAATATCTGCAGTACCAAGATCTTTTTCAGTAAGATCATCGAGGTTAGAAATAACACGTCCACCGGTTGCTTTACCAAGTTTTATCATATCACTTTCTTTAACACGTCTAACTGCCATGATGCCATATTTTGCTAAATAGTGTTGTGCAATATCATCAATGCCTTTCTGACAAATTAATACATTAACGCCAACATTGTGAAGTTTGTCAACCATTGTTTTGAGCATTCTATTTTCTTCTTCCAAAAACATTTGCATTTGTGTTGGATCGGTGATTCTAATTTCTGAACTCATCTCAGTCTTTTCAATTTCTAAGGCAGAATTCAACAATGCAATCTTTGCTTTCTCAACTTTGGTTGGCATTCCACTATGAACTACTTCTTTGTCTAAAACAATGCCTTTGATAATTTGAGTATCTGTAATAGAACCACCAGCTTTCTTTTCAACTTTAATATTTTCAAGATCAACTGAATATGTCTCTGCCTTCTTTGTTGCAACTTTTAAGATTGCATCGACTACAATTTTAGAGAGAACATCACTATCTTCTGAGATTAATTTAGACTGCATACTGGTTGTTGCAATTTTGAGAAGTGTTTCTCTATCATCAGGTAGGATTTTTTTTGCCATTTGAGAATAGATCTCCAATGTCTTTTCTGCTGCTGCTTGATAACCTTCAATGATTACAGAAGGATGAATCTCTTTTTTGAGAAGTTCTTCTGCTTTAGCTAACAGAGCTCCCCCGAAAACTACAGAGGATGTGGTTCCATCTCCTACTTCATTATCTACTGTTTTTGAAATTTCTACCATCATTTTGGCAGCCGGATGTTGAACATCAATTTCTTTTAAGATGGTTGCACCATCATTAGTAATAGTTACATCGCCTAAAGAATCAACTAGCATCTTATCTAAGCCTCGTGGTCCTAAGCTACTTCTAACTAATTCAGCAACTAGTTTAGCAGCAGCAATATTGTTGTGTTGAGCGTCCTTACCTTTTTGTTGTAACGCACTCTCTTTTAGAACTAAAACTGGTCCATTTGGAGTTTGTTGAATTGATGCCATTTAGATAAACTACAATCCTCGTGATCCCCCTTTTTAACATTACTTAGCAGATTGGGTTAATGTAAGATCGTTTCTTTACATCAACAATACCTCCAGAAAGTATACGAATGGAGGGAAGAGCAAGAAATGGTAAGAAAAGTGGGATCAAATGTGGTCTTGAAAACTTACATCCAGAATCTATTATAGAATTATTTATTTGCTGAAAATTAGTTAAAACTTTTTCAAACGATTCAGTAGAAATAATTCCTGCCAATTGTAATGGTAATGATGCAACAACTTTTCCAGATTTTACTACGACAAGTCCTCCTTGATTTTTGATAAGAATATTTGCTGCTATAGACATATCAGAATCATTAGAACCAATTACAATCATGTCATTTTCATGAAAACTCCAAGTAGATGCAAATGCACCTATATCTGCTCCAAAATTTTCAAGAAATCCTATAACATGTTTGTTAGTTCCATGAATTCTATCAAAAGAAGCTACTTTCCAGACATCCTTATCCAAAGAGGTTAAAATATTTCCATTTTCAGTAAATAATTCAACAGAACCAGGTTTTGTTATAATTTCAGTTTGCATAAAAATAGTATTTGCGATAACGCTTTTCTTTTTTGACTTGATAACAAAATCTTTGGGAGAGAGTTTTTTTAATTTGATAGTTTTTTTAATCCATGGAGGAATTATTTTTTTCTTTACCGAAGTAACAATACTGCCATTAGATACAACTAATTTTCCACCTACAAAGACTTTGTTAGGCTTGACAGATTTTAAATCATCAAAAATTAAGATATCGGCAAGCTTTCCTGGAACAATACCACCTAGGTCTTTATTCATGTTGTAATAATCAAAGCAGTTTTTTGAAGCCATTGAAATAGCATCAATGGGGTTTAGGCCAAGTTTGATGGATTCCCTTACACAATGATCAATATGGCCATACTGTACCAAGTCTGTAGGATCAAGTCCATCAGAACAAAACATCAGCCTATCCAGATTAATTCCATGAGACAAAACATGTGGAATAATTTCTTTTAAGTCACGTCTAATTGATCCTTCCCTAATCATAATCCACATTCCTAGACGTAATCTTTCTAAAACCTGATCAAAATTGATAGGTTCATGACAAGATAGAATTCCAGATGCAACGTATGCATTAAGTTTTTTGTCACTTGCACCAGCAGTATGTCCATTAATGATACAATCACCTTCCAACATAGCACTCAAAGATTTCATTGTTTTAGAATCTCGTAAAGTTACTTTGGTCCATGAAAAAACTTCTCCTAGTCCTAAAACATGAGGATGCTTGACTGCTAATTTTTCTTGTGGTAACGATAAAGTTTTGCTATTACTAAATTTTCTATCTACTGGTAGACCTCCTGGAACAACTTGAAATATTCTAATTGGTAAATTTTCGCCAAGTTTTAGGAATTCTTGAAATCCTTTGTATCCAGACACACTAACGATGTCTATTGGATCTGAGAAAAGAGATGTTACACCACATAATAATGATTTTTTTGCAAGTTCAGATGGTAAAACAAATTGATCTATGTGTAAGTGCGGATCAGCAAAACCTGGGCCTACGTATTTTTCTTCAATATCAATAATAGTTGTTTTTGATCCAACTGCATGTCCAGCATTTGGTCCAACATATGCTATACGATCATCTATTATTGCGATCTGTATTTTTGGAATAATTTCTCTAGTATAAACAGACACCAATGAACAATTTTTTAACACAAGATCTGCTTTTTTGTCGCCCATAGCTACTGAATTTAATGAAGAAATCGAATTTGCTAGGCTCGAAGTCACAGATTTTCTTAGATTATGCACCTATTATAGATTCAATGCTTAAATTACCGTTGAGGCGGTTTTTTTCATATGAACATACCCAAGGTTATGCGAAAGTATTGTGCAAAATGTAAAACACATACTGAACAAAAGGTCTCCATATACAAAGCTGGAAAAAGGAGAGGTTCAGCAAGAGGAGAACGTAGACACGCTGAGCGTAAACAAGGGTATGGTGGACAAAAATTCCCAAAACTTGCAAAACCTGCAAAAACTACAAAGAAAGTGACTCCTATAATGACATGTACAGTTTGCAAAAAGAAATATAATAAAATAGGTATTAGAATTAGAAAATTTGAGTTGATGGCAGCATGAAAAAAGATCACGTTGAAATTCCAAAACCATCAAGTAAATTCCAGAAAGTTAATTGTAATGAATGCGGTGAATTACAAGTCGTATATTCTCATGCGTCACAAGTTGTCGTATGCAATTCTTGTGGTAATAATATTGCAGAACCAACAGGTTCTAAAGCAAAAATTAATGGTAAGATCTCAGGCAGTGCCGAGTAGATCATAGTCTTGTTTTGTATTTAGATTAAAAGCAATTCTTTTGTCATCAATTATTATAAATTTTTCAGATATATTCTCCATAGTTAAAATTTTTTTTGCATTTACTAATGAAATTCCAGAATAACAACATTGCTGATTCTCAAACTCAAACCAATAATCAGATGAAAGATGTAAAGAATCAAGAAATTTTTTTGTAATAATGATTGCAGTCCAAACATTTTCTAAATTACATTGAGTTGTGATTTTTTTAATAATATCACCATCTAAAAATGGTAAATCAGCTGATGTAATCAAAACAAAATCATTTAATGATTTAAGAACTAAATTAAGATCATTTACATAACCATCTCCAGGAGTATCAAAAAGTTCAATATTGTTTTCTTCTAAAAATTTCTTTGTTTGTGGGGAATTCAAGCTAGTTATTGCCAGTATTTTTGAAAAGCAGTTAGAATCTCTTAAAGCATCAAGGACATGAAGTATCATTGGTTTTTTATATTTTAGAAGGAGTTTTTCTCCACTTAAGCTCATTCTACTTCCTTTGCCACCTGCCATCACAATACCGATCATATTGAAACAAATACCAAAAGGGATGCTAGTCGTGTCAATTCATTTGTAGCTCCAAAAACATCTCCAGTGATTCCTCCAAAGCTACGAGTACTCAAAATAACTAGGAACATAGTTAAAGTCACGCCTATTCCAAATACAAGTAAACCCGTATGGCCACCAAGCAAAATTATAGGGATTAAAGTAATAATAGCAGATACTAATAATTTATTTTTATTTTTCATCATCTCTATAAAAGGAGAATTGGAACCTAGAGAGGCAGATTTTCCAATACTTGCCATTAAAACCATTGAAAATTTTGCAATGATTTCACTTAGTAAAATTGCTAAAAATAATTGGTATCCAGTAGATAATGATATCACGATTAACAATCCCACAATATGCAAAACTATTGTCACCATTCCTGCAGAGCCAGTAGAGAGATCTTTCATTGCTGCAAGTTTTTGTTCTTTTGTACCTTTTACCATTAAACCGTCAGCAAAATCTGCTAAACCGTCAGTATGATGTATGCCTGTAAGTATTGCAAATGAAGTAACAACTAGTAAACTTACTATCAATGGATCTAAAAATAATGAAAGCCCAAATCCTATTGATCCAACAATTAAACCAATTGCAATTCCTACAACTGGAAAAATATACATGTATTTTGCAATTGTTTCGAGATTTGAATTGCCAATTGGAATGATAGTTAGAAATGAAAAAACAGAACCAATTTCTTTAAGCATGAATCCACCAACCTAAATATGATAAAAGTAAAAGTAATGGAATTACAACCATTACACAAAACAATATCGATGTAACTTTCATTATTAAAATTGCTGATCTGACATGTTCTCTAGTAAATGAAATACTTCCATCACCTAATGAATAATGATCTAATTTTTCAAATTTTGTTCCCAATGCTCCTGCAATAGCTGCCATTGGATAACCAGCATTTGGACTTTCAGTTTTCTTTCCATCACGAATCATTATTTCAAAAGATTTTTTCCAGTTATTTCCTAAAATCATCGCACTAATTACCATGATAAATCCAGTAAGTCTTGATGGAATGTAATTCAAAATTGTATCACATTTTGCTCCAAACCACCCAATATTTTTGAAGATATCTGTCTTGTACCCAATCATAGAATCAGCGGTATTAACTACCCGATAAGCA harbors:
- a CDS encoding DUF2024 family protein, whose product is MSFHVFDTYVKSKDGHTMHFDVITDKNNIENAIMFAKEWLHSIGEKDAVVTTKECRFCHTQSVSEEIEIEIMTNGYFIAKMEGCPK
- a CDS encoding hydrolase — its product is MHAIWFTFSKNDRESLKNIIDELSEKYQAPKFEPHITVYGLTDIEIDKIDKIAKEVILNQNSFFVKKSEILQTEEIWKTVFIELKSNEQMELIHKNFKKYCDNVSKYEFKPHISLIYKILSIEEKIKIINKLDIKNEFQVNKLAIQKFSPDIKKWKIVKEYNLKNNQM
- a CDS encoding ROK family protein, with amino-acid sequence MYKLGIDLGGSKTEAILLDENLNIIQRKRVPTPRNDYSQILETITSLSSELLTNVKNYSIGLCSPGAISKKTGLIKNSNTQCLIGKSLKEDLEKKLGQKISMENDANCFAMAESTLGVAKEFDVVFGIIMGTGVGGGIVINGKIHQGRTNIAGEWGHHTLHQNGNNCYCGKKGCVETYISGPALEKRWKELTGKSQNIPEILQNINNSKRWKDEFLENFGFGLANVIDILDPDVIVLGGGLSNIDFLYTEGKESVYQKVFSDLVDTPILQNKLGDSAGVFGAALL
- the thsB gene encoding thermosome subunit beta encodes the protein MASIQQTPNGPVLVLKESALQQKGKDAQHNNIAAAKLVAELVRSSLGPRGLDKMLVDSLGDVTITNDGATILKEIDVQHPAAKMMVEISKTVDNEVGDGTTSSVVFGGALLAKAEELLKKEIHPSVIIEGYQAAAEKTLEIYSQMAKKILPDDRETLLKIATTSMQSKLISEDSDVLSKIVVDAILKVATKKAETYSVDLENIKVEKKAGGSITDTQIIKGIVLDKEVVHSGMPTKVEKAKIALLNSALEIEKTEMSSEIRITDPTQMQMFLEEENRMLKTMVDKLHNVGVNVLICQKGIDDIAQHYLAKYGIMAVRRVKESDMIKLGKATGGRVISNLDDLTEKDLGTADIAHQKKVESDKWVFVEGCKNPQSVTLLIRGGSQRVIDEVDRSIHDSLMVVKDVIEKPEIVAGGGAPESYAASQLKEWADSFDGREQLAIKKYAEALEIIPLTIAENAGMDPIDTMATLRAKQNQGRKWTGIDARNTKIADMLSIDVVEPLAVKEQIIKSATEAACMILRIDDVISVSGAR
- a CDS encoding adenine deaminase C-terminal domain-containing protein, which gives rise to MGDKKADLVLKNCSLVSVYTREIIPKIQIAIIDDRIAYVGPNAGHAVGSKTTIIDIEEKYVGPGFADPHLHIDQFVLPSELAKKSLLCGVTSLFSDPIDIVSVSGYKGFQEFLKLGENLPIRIFQVVPGGLPVDRKFSNSKTLSLPQEKLAVKHPHVLGLGEVFSWTKVTLRDSKTMKSLSAMLEGDCIINGHTAGASDKKLNAYVASGILSCHEPINFDQVLERLRLGMWIMIREGSIRRDLKEIIPHVLSHGINLDRLMFCSDGLDPTDLVQYGHIDHCVRESIKLGLNPIDAISMASKNCFDYYNMNKDLGGIVPGKLADILIFDDLKSVKPNKVFVGGKLVVSNGSIVTSVKKKIIPPWIKKTIKLKKLSPKDFVIKSKKKSVIANTIFMQTEIITKPGSVELFTENGNILTSLDKDVWKVASFDRIHGTNKHVIGFLENFGADIGAFASTWSFHENDMIVIGSNDSDMSIAANILIKNQGGLVVVKSGKVVASLPLQLAGIISTESFEKVLTNFQQINNSIIDSGCKFSRPHLIPLFLPFLALPSIRILSGGIVDVKKRSYINPIC
- a CDS encoding 50S ribosomal protein L44e; amino-acid sequence: MNIPKVMRKYCAKCKTHTEQKVSIYKAGKRRGSARGERRHAERKQGYGGQKFPKLAKPAKTTKKVTPIMTCTVCKKKYNKIGIRIRKFELMAA
- a CDS encoding 30S ribosomal protein S27e gives rise to the protein MKKDHVEIPKPSSKFQKVNCNECGELQVVYSHASQVVVCNSCGNNIAEPTGSKAKINGKISGSAE
- a CDS encoding NTP transferase domain-containing protein, coding for MIGIVMAGGKGSRMSLSGEKLLLKYKKPMILHVLDALRDSNCFSKILAITSLNSPQTKKFLEENNIELFDTPGDGYVNDLNLVLKSLNDFVLITSADLPFLDGDIIKKITTQCNLENVWTAIIITKKFLDSLHLSSDYWFEFENQQCCYSGISLVNAKKILTMENISEKFIIIDDKRIAFNLNTKQDYDLLGTA
- the cobS gene encoding adenosylcobinamide-GDP ribazoletransferase, producing the protein MLKEIGSVFSFLTIIPIGNSNLETIAKYMYIFPVVGIAIGLIVGSIGFGLSLFLDPLIVSLLVVTSFAILTGIHHTDGLADFADGLMVKGTKEQKLAAMKDLSTGSAGMVTIVLHIVGLLIVISLSTGYQLFLAILLSEIIAKFSMVLMASIGKSASLGSNSPFIEMMKNKNKLLVSAIITLIPIILLGGHTGLLVFGIGVTLTMFLVILSTRSFGGITGDVFGATNELTRLASLLVFVSI